gaaaaGCTGGCCTCCATCCTACCCTTGAAAATAAAAGCCCACAATCATCATGGGTGAAAACTACCTGCTGGTTATCAAAGTTATAAAGCGCTCACAGGAACCCAGGGAGAAGTGCTGGGACCCACAGGGGCAAGTCAGTTTAACAAGACCCCTGGAACTTGACATAGCCTGAGCACTTTCCTTCCTTTCGCTGCGTTCTATACCTTCCATAGCTGGGCACATCTGCACCTCATTGTTAGGCTTAATAGCTTTGTTCTGAATGGCAGCCTAAGTGGATGAAGTAATTCGTAGTACTCTACATATATGATAATTGGTGGGTGGTATTAGTAGTaccattataaatttttttttagatgttgatggacctttaattcattcatttatttatatgcagtgctcagaattgaacccagtgcctcacacatgctaggcaagcgctccaccactgagccgccTCCCAGCCCAGCAGTACCATTTTGTAGATGGGGAAGCTGAAGTGCAGTTGTTGAGTAGGAGAGCCAGGACCCGGGGCCACACAAGCCTAGCTGCATCCACATGCTCTGCCACCACGCTGTTCTGCTGCCATGTGGCCACTGTGGGTGCAGCAGGTTTGGGGGTCCCCACAGTCTGGAGGAGAGCTGAGCTGGCTGCATGCACAGGGCTGGTGGAATCCACCGCCAGGACACAGGCTCCTGGAGGGGCCCTCCCTCAGCcaccatcttcctgtctcagctgcaTTCTAGGAAAAGGACCAGGGCTTGGTCTCCTGGAAAGCAGGCATTGTAGTGCTGCCTGGTCCTCACCCACCAGGGTCGTCAGGCTCTGCTGCACACTGGAGCCAGCTGGGGGACTTTTAATTGGTCTGGGGAGAGGCCTGAGCAACAAGAGCTTTCCAGGGGGTTTCTAATGTGGccaaatttgagaaccactgcttcgaagttttaatttatttttgttctaatgtCAGAGGATCAGAATTCAGAGGTCGGAAAACAACCACAGATGAGAAATATATGCAATGTGGAAAAGTATTTGTAAtgcaaagtaaaaagaaaaaaaaaaaaaaaaaagaaaacaaagcaagcaGAGAACACTAAGAAGTGCCAGTGAAACCCTTTACTTTGAAAACACTTCCTGTGTGCCACTGCGGTCTGGAGACACACTAAATCCAGGCCAGCTCTCAGAAAACCTGGTATTCATATTGCCTGTGCTCCTTCAGACAGGTCCCTGGGAAGAGGCCCACTGGCCTGCAGTCCTGGCCAGCTACATCTGCCCATCAGTGTCAGGAATGTGCTTTGCTGGTTCTGGGTCAGGAAGCTCAGTCAGCTTTCCTAACTCCGGTGTCTTGGTGTGCTAAGCTACCCAGTCCAACCTGCAACCGAAATGCCCCTAGCCCTGACTTAGCAGCCTTCTTCTGGGGTTGAGTAGGTTGGAAAGGTGCTATCTCTACTTGCCCCTGACCTCAAGAGCAATCAGTGCCTTTATCTAGTAGTCAGAAAATGTGAcattaaaccaaatttaaaaacacCAATGGTTGTCAACTTGAGCATGATCCCAGTACCAAACTAAGCATTACTGTGACATTGTCCACAGttgcaagcactcaaccactgagcaacaacatcagatcttttaattttctcagatagggtctcagtaagttgccaaggctggctttgaacttgaaatcttcttgcctcagcctcccaagtagctgggatgacagattGTACACCACTGTACCTGGATCAGTAACCTttctttaagatatatttttttagttgccaatgttattttatataatgttgaaaatcaaacccagggcctcacacatgctaggtaagtgctcaaccactgagctacaatcccagcctcagatcagtgactttttttttaaaggaaggggggcggggagagaggggaaataaatcttttttgtagatggacacaacacaatgcctttatttttatgtggtgctgagaattgaacccgggtcccaccagtgctaagtgagtgctctactgctgagccacaatcccagcccagtgaAAGGACAGCTTCCCCTGTGCCCTGCGGCTCCATCCCTGCCGACTGGCTGCCTGAGGGCCTCCCACTTGCTCCACCAGGCACCCCCCAGCACAAAATCCAGTTCTTTATGTGTTGCTCCTCATGGTGATGGTTCCTTGGGTTAAATCCTGACTGAAGGAGCCATGAACACAAAACATCCACAAGGGGGCCtcctgggcctggggatgtggctcaaggggtagcatgctcgcctagcctgcatgaggtactgggttcgattctcagcaccacgtaaaaataaaaaaaaataaaaatattgtgtccacctaaaactaaaaatgaatataaagtgGGCCTCCTAGTCCCCAACTATGCACTGTATTAAAATACAATTCAAGTTACTTTCTTTGACCAATTTATTTCAGgggaagaaaaatgttaatataagaCCTCTTCAAGGGGCAGGTAGCTGCCGCAGcctgtttacagactctaacaggtagCAACCACAGTATTCCacctttcatttaaataaatgtattcttcATGCGTGTTCAACATCATCCTACAACTGTGCCTTCTGCAACATGAAGATGAGGTGGGCATTAGCTGCAGGTAGATAAGAGCACTTTAAAGAACTTAGGAACGGACTTTGaggttccaggacctcctagaTCTTCCCCTTGCCCTCCCAAGAGCTGTTTTTGAATCATTCCACCTGCTCCCCGACCCAAACAGAGCCAGCAGCCCTGACCTGGGAAGGGAGTTCCTCTGGCTTGCACAACCACTTGGCTCTAATAGCTCCGCTTCTGTGCTGCCTCCCCAGTGGGAGAAGTCTTAACTCTGGGAACCAGCATGCCTTGGCACACTGGCTGTTCATGGACCTTCATCTTCCTTAAGGTGCATACGCCCTCCACAGACACAAACTAAAGCCTCCAGCTTTTCCAGGTTTGTACCCCACTGCCCTAAGGGCCCTAGGAACCATGTCTCtctcacacattcacacacacacagaggcagtgTTCTTATGGGTCACTGAGGctatttattttgcatataaaaCCACTGGGGACCTTGCCTGTAGCCACACTGGAGGAGCACATAGTTCTGGACACTTGGTGGGAAGCAAGCTGAGAACGATGATTCAGGCCAGTCACATGATTACACTGTGAGGGTTTCCAACAGGGCTCTGGGTGGTCACCTTGGCTTCTGCAGGAGCACTAAGGAACTAGTGGTGGGAGAGGGGAGCTAACCACCAAAGGCCCCACAAGCACTGGTGGGGGCTTGAGCTGTCCACGCTAAGTCAGGAGGAGAATCTAATTGAGGATCTAATCTCCAGACAGTGCCGAGGGCTCAGGCCTGCCCCAGCTTACTTAGCCAGGGGGTTTCGGAATTTCCTGCCGGCAAACTTCGCCTTGTCACCCAGCTCCTCTTCGATTCTTGGAAGGCACAAAAGATAAACGGAGAGGGAGTGAGGAGGGCTGGTCAACACAGGAGGCTTATTTCACAAGTGCAGCAGGGACTCCCAGAAAATGAGAATCCCTTCTGGCCTATCCAACTCATTCCTGAACCCGGCTGTTCCCAGCAAGCCAGGAGCAGCTGCtccgctcccctccccctcccctctgaaGGGCAGAGAACAGACACCAGTATGAGCACTTTTTGGAATATAAAattcctaacatttttttttttttaaatgagagaatcACCCAGTTTCCTCAATAAACATCTTgggaaaaaaggagggggggaaaTTATTAGAAGACACAAGGCACTATTTGGGTCCTGGTGCCCATAATGAACAGGAATCTTGAGATGATGGGGGGACAGAATCACTGCTACACAGGGGCCATATAATAGGGAGAGTGGCTTTTCTGAATGCATTGAAACCTTTCAGGGTAAAGTTTTGAAGAAAGAATAATGTGGGAGAAGTTTTAAAATAGATGCTCCTTTTCCCTCAAAGTGCAGAAAAAGTAACTTATAAAAGGGACAAGTGTTCCTGTGTCCTGGGACTCCCCATGACACAAGGAGACAGCAAAGGGGGCCAGGGCATCCAGCAGCACACAATAGCACACCCACCCACCTGGCCCTGGTTTCCTATCCTCAAGACCAAGTAAGGTGGAACAGTTATGACTGTCAAAGGGATCCAGTTCTGCCTCCCACCAGAAAAGGGCAGCACGGATGAAACAGGCTTTTGCTATGGCCTGGCATCGTCAGGCACCTGAGAGTCTGTGCTGGCCCCGTGCCAACCCCAGGCCTGATTTCCTGTGATATGTGCCCAGTGCACACACCCCCAGACCAGAAGTGGAGGGCACCACGCTTAGTGCAGACCCTGGCCCCAGCCCTCGCAGGGAAGCCTCTTTACCTGAGGAGCTGGTTGTACTTGGCCAAGCGCTCAGATCTGCAAGGTGCACCAGTCTTGATCTGCAGGGAGAAAGCAAAGGCTGTGCTTGCTTGTGGGGCAAAGGGAGGGCACCACAGTGGAGAACAATTTTTAAGGAGGACCCTAAGAACATGGAGGGGCAAAGCATCCAGGCAGGGCATTTGTGACCCTGTTCTGTTCAGGATTGTTAGCCATGGCAGCTGTACAGAGGACAGTATCAACAAGAGGCAGAACCATCAGCTCCCACCCACATTCGGGCTTTGGGTCTTCCCAGGGAACAGACATCTCAGGAAATCAGGACAAACCTTCTGCCTAAGGAGCCCTCACCTGCCCAGTGCAGAGTCCCACCACCAGATCGGCAATGAAGGTgtcctcagtttccccagagCGATGAGACACCATGACGCCCCAGCCGTTGGACTGGGCCAGCTTACACCTGAAGTGCGACAAAACCGAGACAGCATGAGCTCCCTGCCCGCCCTCACCAGAGCCCAGCAACAGGGGGTGAAGCTGCCGTAGCCCCAGGTCAATCAAACCCTGGCGTTAGCCTCCTGGTTGGGGAACAGTCTGCTCAACACCCCAGCCCCCCATGGTGCCACCACCTACTTTGGTGTTCAGCTGTGAACCCTACTACACTTTCAGGGTACCCTAGTCACCCCTGCGAGGCACTCACGCCTGGAGGGACTCAGTCACTGAGCCGATCTGGTTGACTTTGAGCAGGAGGCAGTTGCAGGACTTCTCGCTCACAGCCTTGGCAATGCGCTTGGGGTTGGTCACAGTGAGATCATCGCCCACCACCTGGATGCCTGCACTATCCGTGAACTTCTGCCACGCTTTCCAGTCGTCCTGGTCGAAGGGGTCTTCGATAGACACCACTAGGGAAGGAGACACACTGTCAGTGAGCTGGCCTCTGGGCCGCACAGCTGGAGCCCTGCTCCTCGGCTCACAGCCCCCGCTGCAGGCCTCTCACAGGACAGACAGTGGCTGTGAGAGGAAAACACTGCCTACCACAGCTGCCGCAGCACAAAGGTGGCTAGCCTGGGCCCATAGGGTTTTTCTCTTAAAGGGGAATATTTACCTGCCTCGATGGCAGGTTTATGTAGTATCACTGAGAATAAGCACACAGGTAGAGCACCCATCCAttatgcacgaggccctgggctcaacccccagtaccacagtatttttaaaaagcacgaAGGCCTGAGTTTGGGTCTgggctcaatccaaagttcccaAGTGCAACAATTAACTAAGGGAGTTAGACTTCTGGGTCTGAACTCCTGCCCCACCAGTTGCTGTGCACCCTTGGGCAAGTTATCATAACAGTCTGTGCCTTCAGTTTCTTCTGCAAAACGGCAGGGGCAGTCCCTATCCTCTGTGCAATAGGTACAGCACAGCCTGCTCACAGGGCCACGAAGGACCCACAGCTTGGTTTCCCCCTGTGCAAGGGAGTGTGGACTGCATCTGCCCTCTGTGGCTGCGGTGACAGCGTCTAAGGTGCACACCTCTTCACACGATGTCCCTGCTGGTACTGAAAGGACCATGTCCTAGAGTCCTCTCCACAGTAGGAACCACTGTTATGTGTGCTATGTTCATTACCCAGAAACCCCCGCTTGGGGAGGCATGTGGGCATTCCGCAGAGCACTCACCTGGGTAGTTCTTGACAAAGGACTTGTACAGATCAGCCAGCTGGTCAGGTGTGATGTACCTGCTGGGGTCATCAGGAGACTTGAAATCCAGGTCATACTTCCCAGATCTGTAGAACTCAGAGGCGGCCACATCCATGCCGATGACGACCTTGTCAGTGTAGCCAGCCTTCCCGATGGCGGTCTTCAGcagctccagggctggggagaggagcAGCAGTGTGATAACAGAGACAGCGGCCACGTGGGAACCAGAATAGGACCAGGAGCTTGCCCCAACTACCAGCTCTGAGGACCAGTTATTTCCTTCTGTCCCTCAAGCATCACCTAAGAAAACAGCCCTTTCTCATGGACAAATGCTCTCAAATTCAGCACCTAGGACAGCTGAGATGTCCAGGATACAGTTACAGTGAGACTAGCAGAGATCAGCTGTACCAAGGACAGGCTTTAAATAGAGCCGAGGCTGGGATCCAAGAGGGAGTCCTGGGCAGCAAGGGCCATCTCCAGGCTGTTCCACCGAGATCAGGACTAAGGGCTGCCTCATAGCCCCGAGGCTCCTGCTCAAAGACCCCCTCCAAGCTCTTAGGTTAAACCATTCAAAAGGAAGGAAGCAGGCTaggggggtggctcagtggtagagctcttgcccagcatacacaaggcctggctttgatccccagcaccaccaccaaaagaacaggaaaaaaaaagggcaatGTTCAAAAAGACACACACTAAACATCAGGGAGAATCTGCCCTGTACAGATCTCCCACAGCTAAACCAAGGCAGGACCAGGGTCTCCTCTTAAGCTTCCTGTGGCtgtgcacgcctgcaatcccagctacatgggaggctgtggcaggaggatggcaagtctgGGGCCAGCCCAAGCAGCTCACATCAGCCACAGCCTCCTAATTGGGTTCTACCACCACTGAACTTGCCCTGTGCACTGATGGGAAGGAAGGTACTCCTTTGCCTTCTGGTCTCTGGCTTATTTTGGCCCCTACCCAATGAGTCCCCAGATGGAAACTTCCCTCCCAACCCTGTCCACAGGGTCTTACTCCTGCGCCCCAATGGCAGGTCCTCCAGCATCTTTACCTTCTTTATTCTCCAGAATGTTAGGAGCAAACCCGCCTTCGTCGCCCACATTGGTGGCATCTTTCCCATATTTATCCTTGATGACGTTCTTCAGGTTGTGGTAGACCTCTGCTCCAATGCGCATGGCCTCCTTGAAGCACCCAGCGCCCACAGGGAGGATCATGAACTCCTGCATGGCCAGCTTGTTACCAGCGTGAGAACCACCGTTGATCACATTGAACGCCTGCAGAGAGGTACCCGCAAACCCTCCAGTTACCATCTGGGTCACAGAGGAGGCAGGCTCCAAGGATGGCTGTGGAATGCTCACTAGGACCTGAGAACTGCGACAGTTCCCATCAGGAGGAGCCTCTACACGAGTGCACTCTCAACCTGACAAGGAAAGCACTGCTAGTCCCAAAGAAAGGCCTGGGCACAGGGAGACGGGAGGTCACTGATCATGCACTTAGCAAAGGGCAGAGGGCTGCTCTTTGAGGCTGAGACTTTCAGGGCCCCCTTATATCCGCTGTGCTGGGAATCACGTTTAGGAAATCAAGGCACAGGGGCTCTTGTATCCCCAGGAAGAACTCCCACCCCCCCTATTTAAAAAGTTCCAACGAGCCACTCACCGGAACTGGCAGGATGACTTCTGAGTTGCCAGCCAAGTCGGCGATGTGGCGGTATAGGGGCACCCCCTTCTCTACAGCACCAGCTTTGCAGACAGCAAGGGACACACCCAGGATAGCATTCGCACCAAACTTAGCTGGAATGGAATTAGTTAAATTAAGGGGCTTCTGATTCACCAAACTCTCTGTCACTGGCCTTCACCTGTGAGTCGCCCCCCAGCTGTGCTACCTCAGATGGCATTTAGAGCAGGTGGGTTCCTTTCCTGATCTCTCATTCCAAAGTTTAAATGGCATGTCACATGGACCACCTATTTCCCAAGAGCCTCTTCCTGCTGTCTCCTGGTTATACTCCAGAATCGAGCATGTGACTTCTCAAGGTGAGGC
This sequence is a window from Marmota flaviventris isolate mMarFla1 chromosome 10, mMarFla1.hap1, whole genome shotgun sequence. Protein-coding genes within it:
- the Eno1 gene encoding alpha-enolase, which translates into the protein MSILKIHAREIFDSRGNPTVEVDLYTSKGLFRAAVPSGASTGIYEALELRDNDKTRYMGKGVSKAVEHINKTIAPALVSKKLNVVEQEKIDKLMIEMDGTENKSKFGANAILGVSLAVCKAGAVEKGVPLYRHIADLAGNSEVILPVPAFNVINGGSHAGNKLAMQEFMILPVGAGCFKEAMRIGAEVYHNLKNVIKDKYGKDATNVGDEGGFAPNILENKEALELLKTAIGKAGYTDKVVIGMDVAASEFYRSGKYDLDFKSPDDPSRYITPDQLADLYKSFVKNYPVVSIEDPFDQDDWKAWQKFTDSAGIQVVGDDLTVTNPKRIAKAVSEKSCNCLLLKVNQIGSVTESLQACKLAQSNGWGVMVSHRSGETEDTFIADLVVGLCTGQIKTGAPCRSERLAKYNQLLRIEEELGDKAKFAGRKFRNPLAK